One genomic window of Aptenodytes patagonicus chromosome 19, bAptPat1.pri.cur, whole genome shotgun sequence includes the following:
- the LOC143168939 gene encoding LOW QUALITY PROTEIN: actin, cytoskeletal 1B-like (The sequence of the model RefSeq protein was modified relative to this genomic sequence to represent the inferred CDS: inserted 2 bases in 2 codons; deleted 1 base in 1 codon) — MFDPNVLDIPAVIFDNGSGLVKAGVAADSGPRSVFTAIVGHSEVKATVLGAGQKECYTGEAAQSKRGVLSLNYPVDHGIVTRWDDMERVWRHVCEYELRIKASGRPVLLSEAPFSPLQNREKMTEMMFEGFMVLAMYVAVRATLALYASARITGIVMDSGDGVTHTVPIHEGYCLLCAVSRMDIAGRDITKYFMNLLLESGHAFISTAERGIVRDIKEKXCYVALEPIQEMKAKPEEIMNEYRLPDNNIIQIGNQLFRAPETLFVPANIGVEDPGVHKMIVNNIMKHDIDVHRNLYGNIQLSSGSMLFPGLEEWILKEMKLPAGMFVRIIAXPERKYCVCIGASILTCLTTFTQMWVTVSDYEGFGAAAIHQKCF, encoded by the exons ATGTTTGACCCCAACGTTTTGGATATCCCAGCTGTAATCTTTGACAACGGGTCTGGGTTAGTCAAAGCGGGTGTCGCAGCTGACAGTGGCCCAAGGTCTGTTTTTACAGCAATTGTTGGTCACTCAGAAGTCAAAGCTACAGTGCTGGGAGCTGGACAGAAAGAATGTTACACTGGAGAAGCAGCTCAGTCCAAAAGAGGGGTCCTGTCTTTGAATTATCCAGTTGACCATGGCATAGTTACACGCTGGGATGATATGGAAAGGGTCTGGAGACATGTCTGCGAGTATGAGCTGAGAATCAAAGCCAGTGGAAGGCCAGTGCTGCTGTCTGAAGCCCCCTTCAGTCCTCTGCAGAACcgggaa aaaatgacagagaTGATGTTCGAAGGCTTCATGGTGCTCGCTATGTACGTTGCAGTCCGGGCAACTCTGGCACTCTATGCATCAGCCCGTATTACTGGAATAGTCATGGACAGCGGGGATGGTGTTACCCACACAGTCCCCATACATGAAGGATACTGTTTACTCTGTGCTGTCTCCAGGATGGATATTGCTGGCCGGGATATCACCAAATATTTTATGAATCTTCTTTTAGAGAGTGGACACGCTTTTATTAGCACAGCTGAAAGGGGAATCGTGAGAGATATCAAAGAGA CGTGCTATGTAGCTTTAGAACCCAtccaagaaatgaaagcaaagccAGAAGAAATCATGAACGAATACAGATTGCCTGACAACAATATCATCCAGATAGGCAACCAGCTCTTTCGTGCACCAGAGACCCTTTTTGTGCCTGCAAACATTGGAGTTGAAGATCCTGGTGTGCACAAAATGATCGTCAACAACATAATGAAGCATGACATTGATGTGCACAGGAATCTTTACGGCAACATCCAGCTCTCCAGCGGGTCCATGCTCTTCCCTGGCCTGGAGGAGTGGATCCTGAAGGAGATGAAGCTGCCTGCTGGCATGTTTGTGAGGATCATTG CCCCTGAGAGAAAATATTGTGTGTGTATTGGGGCCTCCATCCTCACCTGCCTGACAACTTTCACACAAATGTGGGTCACTGTGAGTGATTACGAGGGGTTTGGGGCAGCTGCCATTCACCAGAAATGCTTTTAA
- the LOC143169164 gene encoding LOW QUALITY PROTEIN: actin-1-like (The sequence of the model RefSeq protein was modified relative to this genomic sequence to represent the inferred CDS: inserted 1 base in 1 codon; deleted 1 base in 1 codon), with protein sequence MSDSVAAAAAGTCTVIFGIGSGQCKAGLSGEQAPRSVISTVVRYPKFKLVMFGVSHKDCYISGEAQSKRGILSFTYPMEHGVVTSWDNMEKIWRYLYEQELXMKPSDRPPLLTKTPLNPLSHEEKMAETMFESFQVPVLFVTLQALTALYACARTTGPVLDSGDSVTVTVPVCKGRSLLHGITSLDFAGRGVTKYLARRLLETRHSFVSTAEREIVRDVEKLCYVALDPSQNMQEKPEKLMCESILPDGTALEAEHQLFQAPEALFMPTEAEIPGPGVGGMVLWSVAKCREHIQCDILRNVLLSGRSTLFQGFKERLLKELQTGVPNTIHIKIISPQDRMYSVWLGASILASLRAFRNMWVTREDYNEVGPTVLQRKCI encoded by the exons ATGTCTGACTCtgtggcggcggcagcggcagggacCTGCACAGTGATCTTTGGCATCGGCTCTGGACAGTGTAAGGCTGGTCTGTCAGGGGAACAGGCACCCCGTTCGGTTATTTCTACTGTTGTGAGGTACCCCAAATTCAAACTTGTCATGTTTGGGGTGAGTCATAAGGACTGCTATATCAGCGGAGAAGCCCAGTCCAAAAGAGGCATTTTGTCTTTTACCTACCCAATGGAACATGGGGTAGTTACATCCTGGGATAACATGGAGAAGATTTGGAGATACCTATACGAACAAGAAC AAATGAAACCAAGTGACAGGCCACCACTGCTGACCAAGACCCCTCTCAATCCTTTGTCCCAT GAGGAAAAAATGGCTGAGACGATGTTTGAAAGCTTCCAGGTGCCTGTCCTGTTTGTGACTCTGCAGGCACTAACAGCCCTGTACGCCTGTGCCCGCACAACTGGACCAGTGCTGGACAGTGGTGACAGTGTCACTGTCACGGTCCCTGTCTGCAAAGGCCGTTCCCTGCTACACGGCATTACCAGCCTGGATTTTGCAGGCAGAGGTGTAACCAAATACCTTGCTAGGCGCCTTTTGGAGACCAGGCACTCCTTTGTaagcacagcagagagagaaattgtCAGAGATGTGGAGAAGCTGTGCTATGTTGCTTTAGATCCTAGCCAAAATATGCAGGAAAAGCCTGAAAAACTTATGTGCGAGTCCATTCTCCCTGACGGAACGGCTCTTGAGGCAGAACACCAGCTATTCCAGGCTCCTGAAGCGCTTTTTATGCCCACAGAGGCAGAAATCCCAGGGCCGGGGGTTGGAGGGATGGTCCTCTGGAGCGTCGCCAAGTGTCGTGAGCACATCCAGTGCGACATCCTAAGGAACGTGCTGTTATCGGGCAGGTCGACTCTTTTCCAAGGTTTCAAGGAGAGGCTACTGAAGGAGCTCCAGACAGGAGTTCCCAACACAATTCATATCAAGATCATCTCGCCACAAGATCGGATGTACTCCGTGTGGCTTGGTGCTTCCATCCTTGCCAGCTTAAGAGCATTTAGGAATATGTGGGTTACCAGGGAAGACTATAACGAGGTTGGACCAACAGTACTCcagagaaaatgcatttga